TTCCTGCCTATACGTCATCCTAGGTTAATGTACAGAGACGCTCTGTTCTTTGCAGTGCTGAATGTGAGATGGACCATGGTGAGTGACATCATGTTCCCATGTACTTCCTCAGTAAGTCTTCTCTCACACACTACCACTAGGAAGCAGTGACAGACTAACAGCCTGAATCTTGATTCCTCTCAGCACCGCTAGCAAGAGCCTCACTTAATGTGGTCTTGAGAAAGTGCCAGACAAGTACAAAACGCGTTGACCTTTGTAGCAGAACAAACTGGGCTTTTGCTTCACTGCATTTTGTTTGAGACTGTAAGACTGCAAACATTAAAATATGGAATTGTTTTAACAATATGAAGCAGTCATGGAATTTGAAGCTAAATCCCTTTACTTTCTTCAACAGCCTCACTTACAACTACTGCTAATGCCAGTTTAGTAGACTGTGCCATTAACatatttccaatatatatataaaaggccaGTTTAGAAACCTATATACTCAAGAACAGCACATGGTGGCAGAAGAAACTCATTATAATTAAAAGTAATTCTTTAAGACAGACCCCCCATTAGTAGCAAATATCTCTGAATAAATGTTGTACTACTGGCCATCACCTGTGTTTATCACTTTAATTTGAAGGTTATTCCACGTATCTACAATCCTATGTCTATAATAGTACTTCATCATTAACCCTAAATTATAAGTAGTGCGGAACCCTTAATTAATTATTCTTGTTGATTATCACAAAGTATATCTGCAATTTTAACTAGCATACCTTATCACTTTGGCAACACAATTGAATCTATAAACTGATAAAGCCAAACTTCTAGCAAATGTGTAGATAAAAAGAGATTTCACATTTCAGTCAGCTTGCACTATGCTGCTTGAATCACTAGTACACTAACCAATCTGTAAAGACAAATATCAAGGTCACACACTGTAGCAATTAGGAGAACCTCCACATCCTCCGGGATGCATGGTCTAAATATTTGTAGTTTTTACCTCTAGGCAGATGTGCCTGGTGACATATGGCACTTCACACCTGCACACTAGGAATGTAACACATTTTTGGGGTGTGCTTTGCAAAACATACATCTCCATCTATTCCTGCAAACTCTGTTGCAGGCATTGTGAGTGATCTACAGGTACATGTGtttatttaatctattttatCATCACTGTGTACAAATTTAAACCCATGACTACCTAAATGTGATACAGATTTGAAAACAGTTTTTGTTACTTTTGTTAATTATTAGTGATGTTTTGCGGTAGTTTAGACTAGAATTAGATTTGCATGTTGCCATTTAATGATCAGTATCACTGGTTATATTTTATGGAATTTTACAAAAACACCCATATAACTATGATATTGCAATAGAAATGACATTCCCAAATTCAAAACAATCTATGATTTTTATAGAAAACACTTTTTCACAGTCGACATTACAGGCAACCAACCCATGTTCCTTTAACTAACACACAAACTGTAGCTATGATTATGGTCTGTTCAGTATGGTTTATCAAGACATTACTCTCCATATATCAGGTCACTGTTACATATTACTTTATTTTCCTTACATTacctaaaagaaaaataaatacctgtagacagtggcgtacacatagcCTATGGGGCCCCAGtgtgaaactgatccatggggccccctccctcttccccccctctaaCTCCCtctcccgacagacacacacacatacatacagagagacgcacacagatacatacaggcacatacacacacacacgacacatacatacaaacagacagatgggcacacatacgtacagacacagacagacacacatacacacaaacaagacacatacatacaaagacacacacacagacacacgacaaacatacatacaaagacacatacatacagacaaaacacacatacaaaaacacatacatacagacaagacacatacatacaaacaaacaaacagacaggcatacacacagacagacagacacacatacacacatacagacagacagacacaagacacacgtacatacaaagacacatacagacagaaacacacaagacatacatacaaagacacatacatacaaacagacaggcacacacatacaaagacacatacatacaaacagacaggcacacatacatacagacagatagacagagacacatacttacaaacaaacaaacacacacacataatatttaagtcacccttctgtttcctaccttttagatgcaggagggtgactttccctggggtccagtggtggctcaggttgatgggagtcagagttcccactctgactccctgttcttcctcccgcgtgttagctgggaggagtgacgtgcagtcacttcctcccagcgtgtgatgatctcatcacagggggcccggtcacgctgttgaagtgcccagcgctgaccaagcaccctgacaatccatctccatcaggtggccctgacagcatgggccacctgatggaccccttaacatgcggccccggcggtttgccacaCGGGCCAGGAATGCAAACAATGATGCGGGAACCCAGTTGCAGGGATctgcagggcagccgggccccctggagtgacgggaccggtcgcagctgtgacccctgcgaccgcagtatgtacaccagtgcctGTAAAACTAGTTCAGGTTTTGGCTACAGCAAGTGAAAAGTTGCATTGATTGCGGTTATTATCAAACAATATattcagaaggatattaatactttggaaagagttcagagaagggctactaaactggtccatggattacaggataaaacttaccaggaaaggttaaaggatcttaacacgtatagcttggaggaaagacgagacaggggggatataatagaaacatttaaatacataaagggaatcaacacagtaaaggaggagactatatttaaaagaagaaaaactaccacaacaagaggacatagtcttaaattagagggacaaaggtttaaaaataatatcaggaagtattactttactgagagggtagtggatgcatggaatagccttccagctgaagtggtagaggttaacacagtaaaggagtttaagcatgcgtgggataggcataaggctatcctaactataagataaggccagggactaatgaaagtatttagaaaactgggcagactagatgggccgaatggttcttctcATATTCTATATTTCTAATATTTTAGGCAATTATATTTAGATTAGAAGGGGTAAACCATATATCAATCTTACAGTCCAAGCGTTTTTGGCAGATATTAGGtttcaatttaattattttgcagTGTGAAAGTTTTTCTCCTATACGGTCTATTGTAAAGGAAACCTGCTAAGGACTAATGATTTTATCATCATGGCATTTCAGATATGAAATGTTCTACTAGTACTGATAATATTTCTATGCCTGCATGGAGTCTACATTGTCCAGAATGGGATAGAACACATTGGTCCTTTAGGGGATTCAAGAAGATACAGAATATAAAatcttattttaaccccttaaggaccaaacttctggaataaaagggaatcattacatgtcacacatgtcatgtgtccttaaggggttaaggaaggatCTGAGtggcatactttttaattgttaATATAAAGATAGAATATAAAGATTATTTTATTCAAAATTTGAAAGGCAATTGTAACGTGCTTAGCATTGCCAAACCTTATAGCGAGTATTCACAATAGCAATTTAGTAGTTACTACTTCTGCTAGTGACGTTGGCTGTAACACTTTTGAAGCCatttagcaaaatatatatatatatttttatatgtaaccATCTATAAAGCAGGTACAGTGCTGTACAGATTGAATAAAATAAGTTGGAATAGGACTGGACCCCACAAGCTTCTTAAAAATGTATATGTTGGTAAAAAGAAAATAGTCATATGGCATATATACAAGTGGAGATATTGTTTTTTCCTTATCAAACCTAGCACATGTATAGGTGTTCATATTCACTTATAATACGGAACTTTCTTTTGAAACTTTTGTCAGAGAGTGATACATCTAAAGACATGTGCTCTCTGTGAATAAAAACCCTTTGGTAAAGTGGATAATCTTACCTAAGACACAGATTCAAAAATAATACTCTTTGGATAGAAAATACATAAATCTGtaaatcacataaaaaaaaaacccaaaaacctaaaTAGCAGATAACCACTAAACTACAATGCTGAAGAAGACTTTAATTTAACCTCAATTCCATGGTCCTTAACTAACGACTAATCCAATATATACCAGGTTACTGAAATATTATGAGTAAGAAAATGTAACAGAAATAAAATCAAACTTGTTTGACTTTCAAGGGGTAATTGAGCCCACATATAGAGACAGTTCTAGTAAGATAAGATAGTTGTGGAGTTACCTTTTAGTTTATAAATATCTCTATTATATAAGAGCAGAATTTTTGGAAAAACCATGAACAGTGGTCTTTTGCAATCTTCATAGCTTTGGGATTCTCCTTTTCTGGTCCtttgctctttggaggtgcagatttttttgtggttttcttggtaaatgGTTTCTTGGTTGGTTGGTTCTTGGCTGTATCTGATTGTTGGTTGGGGTTTGCTGGCTTGAATTGGGATGGTGTCGGTGCCCTTGGGCACAAACTGTGCTTTATCACCTGGGCATCACACGGTTTGCTCATCTTCTCCAGATCTTGGCTCAGTTGGTTCCAGTACTTATCACGGTTACTGTTATAAGCTCTGCAGTAAGATGGTTTTCCTGCAAACTCACACGAATACGTGTTGCCTTGACTTTTGCACTCGATCTTCAGTCGGATTTCCCGTTGACCACTGGTGCTCATGACACAAGCTTGCCTGTCTTTGGTTTGAAACGGGATCTGTCGTTCAGCATCAGGACCCTGTGCCAAAGTTCCAGTGTAGAAAACCAGCACGGGCAGCAAAACAATGCCAAGCTTCATGTTTAATGACAAGGGTGGCAGTCGTCAGAACTGGAGAAAGTTCAACGAAATACGGCAACTGGCATGCGAGCCAGATGCACTGTGTAAGCTGTGTATAAAAGTGAAGTGGTTTTGAGAAACTGCGTGTCTATTGCAAGAATGTGCCTGTTATGTGTAGCTTAAAGCAATATCTAACGACCCAATGTGATCTCATCGGAGAGTAACAAGACAcatcttgtgtaaaaaaaaaaagttaaataactaAGTGCTATGAATGTGTTACATATACTTATGTATGTATTTTCCATGTCTCATTGGAGCTGTACTCCGTTCTAAATCGTATTAAGCAGATGTTACATCGTACTTACTGCTGTCTGAGTATGGGAAAACAATGTGAAATCCTACAGCCCTTACACACTAACCCTAATCTCTAACAATAACTCTCATAATGCCTAGTCAAATCCTAATCTCTAACCCTGAAAGAGCAAATTCCTAGCTGAACACTAACCTAAATTCCTATAACATCCTAATTATATTCAATAATGACTAGCTTGATTCTAAACTCGAGCCTTAACTCTTAGTACTACTTGTCTCACTCTGATCTCTAGCCCAGATTCCATAATGCTTAGCCTAACCCTAACCATAGCTCCCATAACCCGTAGTCTAACCACAATATTTGTTATTGCTCTGTGTGTTCTCTTACTGGAATACAAAGTCTTCAAAACACAATCTGCCTGATGACCCATCATATAAAGTGTACAAGTAAACAAATAATGCTACAGTTTCATATACCcactagaaaaaataaaaacaaatcaagACTCCAGAACAAGTGGATTCATTTATTGGATCAGGTAAATCatttaaatattacattaaaatagAAACTTTCCTTAAATCTACAAAcccaaatatttatttacaaatacTTTGTCATTTTCTAATTGGTATTATATCATAAAAAAGGGACCTCTGTTGATCAAAACAGCATTGTCTAACTTTTTGATGTGAAGGGCCATTTGTGAATCATACGCATAAGTTGCAGGTCACATCTTGTGAAGCCAGTAACAAAATACAACAGAAACAGGGTTTTGCAGTCTGTCGGATAATATCAAACCTTTAGAACTGCTTTTGGTTCTAAGTCTGACAACCGGACTACAGAACATGACAACTCTGCACACGTTGTCAAAATTGTTAAGCACTTGGTGGGGTAAAAGAGGGGACACGTTATTAAAGAAGAAAAATGGTCGTTCGTTGTCATTCTTTGTATCCTCTGCTTCACTTTTAGATAATTATCTTGCAGTAATCAAGCActtgttttaaaaatgatttgaTATGCTGGAGATACTGGAAAATTTAATACATATTCACTAGGAGTATGTTaataatagataatatatatcATGCACATTTGTAAATTACGATCAATTCATTGATTTAAAATCTGTACAAATCCCTGTATGGATGAAACCAGTAATGGCTAGACTAAAGGCTGTCAAAGCATCACTAAACATACATCTGGGATGCCAAAATTAGCCATCACTGATCTACATTGTATTCAAAGCAATTATCCATGATCTAACCCAGAGTACAACTTGTGTTAATATCTAAACTTTGTTATTATAAAAATTCTCGTATTTTTGTTCTCTCAAAGATTGAATAAAGCATTTTCCAAAAATTGAGTTTAGTGGATAGAACGGGAACTAAAATACTAACACTATTCAAAAGATAATCAAATATAAATTAGCTCACGGAGACTTGTACCATATATTACACTACAGGGAGGCTGGTTAATTTGTGTCTATCTATGCCTACATTTAGCAAGAcagttatacattttatataaaatctTGTAAAAATGAGCCTAAAAATATGTATGCAACTGACAGCACCAGTAGGTTGTTTAAACTAAattcacattttgttttgttttttctcgaTTTTATCcggtttccaaatgattcaatgccGTTAGTAAAACGTCCGAAACAATCTACAAAAATTCCAtaaactttaatggtgactttggTTGAGTAATAATTGTGAACGTTTTTattacagtattgaatcatttgggaaGCTTGTCACATTGAGGCCTATGTGCATAAGCATCACTCCTTTTTCATTTACTGATAGTAATAGTTAGGGATTACCAACAGgcaaaataaatgtatctttCTAAATAATTCACCTATTGCAATTGTACGAAAGGTATTACATTGGTTTTAAATATTGCTGCAAGTGTCACTTAATATGTTCTAATATTGGCACGCAACTTCATTTTATTACAATGACGTATGTGCCAACAAGTCACACGGCTAATGGGGTAAATGATAGTAAACCTTTTGGACTTATTGCTCAGATAAAAGAGCTGTGTATTTGTAACACTGTTTAGATAAAATACTAGTATAGGTTAATAATGATATGTTCTGTGAAGTTTATAATGAACATTGATCTTCTAGAAACGTGTGGTATGTTTAAGACGGGCacttatttcatatttatataaattttaaatgACATCGGATGGAATATTGTATTATATCAATATCCTTTAAAAGTGCAATCGAGGCTATACATTACTGATAGTGACCTACGAAACTTCATACGGTCTACAGGCTggctgtgcatcatgggaaatattgCTCATGAACATTTGTAGTTTTTAAGTCAATACTGATACAGGCTAACAAATGTGTAAATGTTTCTTTCTATTTGTATTTGGTGTGTGGGTGTTTATGTTGATTGGTATTTAAGGGAATTATTATacgtacaaaataaatacataatagttTAGTAAATATTGGTCCTATAGGTTTGCACGGTGTGAacctctttatatttttttttataggttataTATATACGTACTATTTCAATTTGAGTAAAATGAAGGATAGTGTGGGATTGCTACACTAAATTTAGAATTGCAAGTGAATGCCCTAACACTATCTTGAACAATTATACTTCATTAGAATAAAAAATTAGGAGGACATcatctaatttattttattcgGGCCTTATTAATTTTTCCTACACGCACTTTTTCATTCTGATTTGTCACATGATTTACGAGAGACTCTTACCTTAAGTATCCTGTATTAAGTGTTA
Above is a genomic segment from Pelobates fuscus isolate aPelFus1 chromosome 6, aPelFus1.pri, whole genome shotgun sequence containing:
- the FGFBP2 gene encoding fibroblast growth factor-binding protein 2 yields the protein MKLGIVLLPVLVFYTGTLAQGPDAERQIPFQTKDRQACVMSTSGQREIRLKIECKSQGNTYSCEFAGKPSYCRAYNSNRDKYWNQLSQDLEKMSKPCDAQVIKHSLCPRAPTPSQFKPANPNQQSDTAKNQPTKKPFTKKTTKKSAPPKSKGPEKENPKAMKIAKDHCSWFFQKFCSYIIEIFIN